From Geotalea uraniireducens Rf4:
CAAACTTGCCTTCTGGAACGCCACTGGTTCCGGGAAAACCCTGCTCCTGCATATCAATATCCTGCAATACCTACAATACTTCCAGCGGGGCAATCAGAATCTTTACCCCGACAAGATCATCCTGCTGACGCCGAACGAAGGGTTGTCCCGTCAGCATCTGGCCGAATTGGACCTGTCAGGTTTCCATTTCTTCCAGTTCTTCGACAAGAACAAGAACGCCTTCCGTGGCACGGTTGAGATCATCGACATCAACAAGCTGGGTGATGAGATGGGTGACAAGACGGTTGCGGTTGAGGCGTTCGAGGGGGATAACCTGGTTCTGGTGGACGAGGGGCACCGGGGAACCGGCACGGCCGCCGGGGCATGGATGAGCCGCCGCGAAACCCTCTGCCGGGGAGGCTTTGCCTTTGAATATTCGGCCACCTTCGGCCAGGCGGTGGCCCGTGGTTGGGTTGTTACCAAATCGGAAGAGGAGGCGCTGAAAAAGAAGGCCAAAATTCTGTTCGAGACAACCGCGCTTAAGAAATTGACCGATGAGCAGCGCTGTCAGATTGCCCTGAACAGCGAGGAAAAACGAAAAGCCCGCCTGCTGGCAACACGGGAAATCTATGCCAAGTGCATCCTTTTCGACTATTCGTACAAGTTTTTCTACGAGGACGGCTATGGCAAGGAATCGCTGATCCTCAACCTGGCCGAAGACAATGACGATGAGATACGGCATATCTATTTTACCGCCTGCCTGTTGAGCTTTTACCAGCAGCAATATCTGTGGGAACGTCACCGGGAACAGTTGGCCGAGTTCAACATCGAAAAGCCGCTCTGGGTCTTCGTTGGTAACAAGGTTAATGATGATGACTCGGACATCCTGACGGTGGTTCAGTTTCTGGCCGATTTCCTCAACAACGATGCCCATTACAAGGCATGGATTTCCGACCTGCTGGAAGGCAAGGCACGACTGCTGGACAAGAAGGGGCGCGACATTTTTGAGCGCCGTTTTACACCGCTGATGGGGCTTTCGTCAGAGATGGTCTACGCGGATATTTTGAAGCGGCTCTTTAATAGTGAATCCCGACAACGGCTGAAGCTGGTCAACCTCAAGGGAAGCAAAGGAGAACTGTCCCTGCGTGTGGGAGAGAACGATCCGTTCGGGTTGATCAACATCGGTGATGATGCCGCTTTTTTCAAACTCTGCGACGATGCGACCGGATTCGATAACGAGGGTGACGAGTTTGGCACTTCGTTATTCGGCACGTTAAACGACAAAGAGAGCCACCTGCATATCCTTATCGGATCGCGCAAGTTCACCGAGGGGTGGAGCAGTTGGCGGGTATCAACGATGGGACTGCTCAATATGGGACAGGGCGAAGGCTCCCAGATCATCCAGCTCTTCGGTCGTGGGGTTCGACTCAAGGGCAAGGAGTATTCGCTGAAACGGAGTACACTGGGGCAACGGCCAAAGGGGCTTCATCTCGACAAACTGGAAACACTCAATATCTTTGGTGTTCGCGCAAGCTATATGGCGCAGTTCAAACAGTATCTGCAAGAGGAGGGTGTCACCACCAGTGACGAAATAATCGAGCTGAATTTTGAGACACGACTATCCCCACATTTTCCCAAGGACAAGTTGAAGTCACTCGCCTTGAAGGATGGCTATAAGGACAACCAGAGAAACGGCTTCAAGCGAAAACAATTTCCTTGGCTGTATGATATTCCGGCTGAGTTTGCCGGGAAGATCAGGACGCCCCACATTGAGCTGGACCTGTATCCCCGGTTGGAAGCCTTGAGCAGCCAGGATAAGGGGGTAGGGACACCGGTAATCACCGTCAGGCAGACCGGCAAAATTGCCTCGGCAACCATGGCGCTATTCGATTTCGACCGGATATACATGGGACTGCAAGAATACAAACTGCAACGAAGCTGGAGCAACCTGCGGCTGGACCGGCAGAGGTTGGAAGCATTCTGCATAGAATCAAACGGTTGGTACACCCTGCACATCCCCGCTTCGGATCTGGCAATCAAGACCATTGCCGACATTCGCAAACAGGAAGATATCCTCATCCGTCTACTGCAGGATTACACCGACCGCTTCTACAAATCTCTGAAAAACGCCTATGAAGGACAGTTCTATGAGGTTGTGAGTGTGCGTGGCGATGACGACACCATGCTCAAGGTGTATCACTTTGAAATAGAAGATTCTGATGATGGTCAGGAATACAAAAAACGTCTGGAAGAACTGCAAAAGCTGGTTGTTTCCGGTCAGCTGGGGGAATCCAGCAAGTGGAATGCAAACCAGATGGTAGCGATCTGTTTTGACCGGCATCTGTACTATCCTCTGATCTCAATTGAGGGAAATGTGCCGCTCAAAATGCGCCCGCTGGCCTTTGACGCCCCCAGCGAGATTGAGTTCGTGAAAGATCTGGAGGCTTTTTACACATCACCCGCAGGCAAAGCGGCTATCGGCAACCGCAGCCTCTATCTGCTTCGCAATGCCGACTCCAAGGCCAAGGGGCTGGGCTTTGCCATGGCTGGCAATTTCTATCCCGACTTTCTGCTCTGGCTGGTGGATGACACCACCGGTCAGCAATGGCTGAGCTTCATCGATCCGAAGGGAATTCGCCAGATTAATTTGACTGATCCAAAGTTCGGGCTGTATCAGGAAGTCAAAGTGCTGCAAACCAAGCTGGCCGATCCAAACCTGGTGCTTAATGCCTTCATACTCTCAAAGACGAAGTTTACGGACATTCTTAACAAGAACTGCACCGAGCAGGAGTTGGAAGAGCGGCATGTGCTGTTTATGGAGCATGGCGGGCAGGCGTATCTGACGCAGATGTTTAGAAAAATGGTGTGAGGCCAAGTCGAAATCAAACGATTAAGTTGTTGCAGCAACCTGTCAACGCCAAAGGCTCAATAATGAGTTGATGCCATGAGAGACCGCAGCCAGGTCGTTTGGTGAAAGCATGGTGAAAGGCGCCGATCATTCCTTGAACGGATTTACTATGCGCAAGGTCTTTTCAACGATCAGGCCATTATGCATGTCTTCCGTGTAGAGCAGCTTCGCTTCCGCGTGCAGCGCAGCTGAGACGATAAGGCTGTCCCAGTACGAAAAATTATAGTCGCCTCTCAGGGTCGAAGCGTGAAGGAGTACATCTCTGCTGAATTCGACGACCTCGTACCGATTGTAGAACGAAGCAATAATCCCGCAAATATCCTCTTCCTGCAACTCGGTTTTCTTGAGGAGATTGACACACAATTCATTGATAACCTGGGAACTGGTGGCGATCTTGTGTCCTTCTATCAGGCGCTTTGCCGTGCCGGTCTTGTGGTGGTCATCCGACTGGATGAAGGCGTAAAGCCAGATATTGGTGTCGATGAAGCATTTTCTATCGGGCATATATCTCATCCCTTTTCAGAGGATGAAACCCTTTTATCTCCAAGGGAGAGGCAAGAAGCCTCTCAATCATGTCAGGCCCCGCCTTTTTTCCGGCTTCGTGCGCGGTCGCATCTTCTTTCAGAATGATGACCTTGACGGTGTCGGTGATGGAGTCCTTGAATTTTTTAGGGAGCTCGATAATACCGTTTTTAACTTTTGCTCTGAATTCTACGGCGTACATTTCTTGTCCTCCTCACGCGTCCATCTCGTTCGGCTGTAATCCTAAGATATATCTGACGATAACAATAACCTTTTTCGCGGAATCCGTCAATCAATGGGCGAAAGTGCGGCTTGTCAGGCTTGCATCAAAGACGAAATCCGTTTTTCAGCCGCCAGTTGCTGTAATCTGGGAAACCATTGGTGCCAGGCTTGGGGAAACCATTGGTGCCAGGAAACCATTGGTGCCAGGCTTGCAACAGTGCAATTTAGATATCTAAAAAGTACCTGGCTACACCCTGACAAAACAAAAAAAAGCCACCCAGTCAGCACCATACTGAAAAGAGCGGCTTCAATGTAACGGGGAACCAATAGGGGCGGCATGCTCCAGCTTGGCGTCTATGCAAGCAGGGTCTTGGTAACGATGGGTAATATCAACAAGTCAGAGGGCGGCTAAAAACTTGTTGGGGTTTTCAGAGAAAAGAGGGAAATTGTCAGTGGTCAGGATAACCGGGCAGACATCGGGAAAATGTTTCATGAATGCTTCAAGACCTTTTGCGGATTTTCGCCGGCATCACTATTTGGAAGGTTGGTCTAGTAAAATCACTAGCCTTAGCTTGTGAATCATTTACACCATTTGACCAACCTCTGCAATGCTTTTGACTTGTTACTTTTGTTTCAGTGAGAATAGAACTCTAGGAGCCTGTCGGACTTAGGAATGAATCTACTGCGAGAACGGAAAATCGGTCCATATTTCCGGAAATTTTCGACAAATAGGTCCACTATTCGCTCTCAAATTTCCGAAAATCTGTCCTCGATTTGCCATTCTCTCGCTACGATTCCCTAAGTCCGACAGACTCCTAGTAAAATGGTCTTATTGAGACCAGTTATAAATCTGACATTCGGTTTTTCAATTTCCATAAAATGATTTATGCGAGAAATCAGCAATGAATAATCGTTTTCCTGCGTATAAAATGATTTTTCTACATATATTCCTTACCCACCACTTTTTTCGTCTTCAAAAAGCCATCATTTAGGCAAGTCTGCGCATAATATGTTGAAATTACGCAGTGCAGTCTGTGGTACTGCTATGAAGGAGGGACACCTCCTGAACGGCCGTGATAAATCAAAATCTACCGAATACATGTATGATAATCAATAAATAAGTTTTTGTGCTTGATATAGTTGTATATTTGCGTTTATCATAATATGCAATCATTTTTTTACCATTTGAGGTGATAAAATGCACAAGATTCCTTACAATCAGAAGCCCGTTGGGTACGGAGAATTGATTCGGCGCCTTTCCCTGAACATTCTGCCCCATTACGTGACATCGTTTGTCACTGATGGAAAGGGAAGACGCCATACGGTTATAGATCGGCACATACGAAAAGAAGTATATCCTCTCCCCTATTACCCGGGTGAAAGCCTGGGCGATCATCTTACGTTCGCGCTCAAATATGAAGGAGTCAACCTGGAGATACTTGCCGCGGTTTTTCAGACCGTATCACCCCACGAAATCGAGGCCATCGTCCGAGAGACCCCGACCGGCAAATATGCCCGTCAGATCTGGTTTCTTTACGAATTCCTCACGGGAAAAGAGCTGGACTTGGAACCGGTCAAGGTAGCCAATTACATCGACATATTGGACGAGGATCAGTACGTCACGGCCCGGAAAGAGCCGGTGCCCCGACAAAGAATCAACAACAATCTGCTTGGTGAACGCCGTTTTTGCCCCATGGTCCGCAGAACGGATGAGCTCAAAAGATACCAGGAGATCGATTTTCATGCGCGCACGAAGGAAGTGGTCGGCAGGTACCCGAAAGAAATCCTGCAGCGGGCCGTTACCTATCTTTTCACGAAAGAAACCAAGTCGTCATTCGAGATTGAGCGGGCCACCCCTGACCAGAAACGGGCGGCACGTTTCGTGGAACTGCTGAGACATGCAGAGGAAATGGACTTCTTTACCAAAGAGAGCCTGATAGAGCTTCAAAAGGCGGTGGTCGATGCGAGGTTCGCAAACGACGACTTCCGGAAGAATCAGAACTATATCGGAGAATCGTTGGGTTTTGGCCGGGAAAACGTTCACTTCGTCACCCCACGGCCGGATGACCTTCCTGATCTGATGGACGGAATGTTCGTCTGCCATGAAAAGATGATGATCTCGGGGGTACATCCGGTCATAGCAGCGACTATCGTCGCCTTCGGCTTTGTCTTTATGCATCCTTTTGAAGACGGCAACGGGAGGATCCATCGGTTTCTGATCCACAACATCCTGGCGAAGAGAGGATTTACGCCGCAGGGGATGATCTTCCCCGTTTCGGCTACCCTTGTCCAAAACATGATAAATTACGACCAGGCACTTGAGCTCTTCTCAAAACCTCTCCTTCCCCTGATCGACTACGACATGGACGAATCGGGCCAGATGCGGGTGAAGAACGATACCGCCATTCATTATCGGTACATCGACATGACGGCAATAGCGGAAAGAATGTTCGGTTTCATAGAAAAGACTGTCGAAAAGGAACTGGTTTCCGAGTTGGACCTCCTGGTCAATTATGAAAGGGCCAAGTCAACCATGCGGGAGGTAGTCGACATGCCTGACAGGATGATTGATCTGTTCATACGGATATGCCGTGAGAACGGGGGGAGGATTTCCCTGAACAAACGAAAGTCCCTGTTCGACAAGCTAACCGATGAAGAGGTTGCTGCACTGGAGGAATGTGTCAGCCAGGCATTCGGGCTGAATTCCAACGGTTCTTCGGCCGACCGGAATAATTAGGGACACTCAACCACAAAACGGTGGAAATCAACTTCTTCCTGCTCGAAATCCCACCCGAAAAAGCCCATTACCCCATCTAACTACCATTGACGATTGCTTGTGCCGGATGATATGCTACGGCTGCGGTAAAACATATTTCTTCCCATTCGTTCCGATGCAATGCATAAACAGGTATACGTGCCGTGAACCTTACCATCACTCCATCCGGTCATCTGCTGGTGATCGGCTCATCTGCTTGTGAAACATCCGATGCTGCCATAACCAGTCACTTTTGTGCTGAAGCTATAGCGCAGGCTTTCGCAGATTCGCAATCCGCGGGAATCATGGCTCTGGCAGGGGGCAAATCCGCTCCTGACTGGCCGCTCCCCTGGATGTTCTGGCGTGATTTCGGCACACGCTATCTTCTCCTTCTCTGCCAAAGCCAGCCAACTGCCGAACGGCTGGAACCGTTGCCCCCCCTGGATGATGCAACCCTTGCCTGTCTGACCCTGAATATCCCTCCCATGCCGGGTGCTGAATACTGTACTCCCGATGTGCTCGCAGCTATCTGGACCGATCTCGACACCTGGGCGCTGGATTCGATTGCCCGGCATGCGGAAGGCCTGGTCGGCTTTCTGCACCGGTATGCGCCGCTCTGGCGCCAGGTGGGGCGGGTCTGTTTCCACCTGGCCGAAAACAAACAGGACCCCGAATTCCCTTTCGCCTTCATGGCGACCTATATACCCCGCCTGGGTAAAAACGCCCGTGCCCAGCATCTCCCCCTGAATCAGGCGCTTTGCGAGTATGCCGGCGCCAACAACCGTGAAGCGCTCCTGCGCCTTCTGGAGCCGGTTCACGAGGCCGGCACCCGCTGCGAGTGGGTACGGGAACTGCTGGAGAGCAACGACATCTATCACCCGCTGGCCTGGACGCCGGAGGAGGCCTACCCGTTTCTTAAGGATGTGCCTGCCCTTGAGGAGAGCGGCCTGGTGGTGCGTCTGCCGGATTGGTGGAAAAAACGCCCCCGC
This genomic window contains:
- a CDS encoding DEAD/DEAH box helicase family protein, giving the protein MASFHKELVLNRWMYGFFCGGSLQALKARLGDDRHEGIEDDGQTRFFHELSRNLFEVDRISADDLRRYDLNIVNHWQQITRKRNRLEETEMQMKYFQYLSLLFTEIYLDWYFNRRQELLDGLNEEITEYNAKTAIAERFQPFDADELNKLAFWNATGSGKTLLLHINILQYLQYFQRGNQNLYPDKIILLTPNEGLSRQHLAELDLSGFHFFQFFDKNKNAFRGTVEIIDINKLGDEMGDKTVAVEAFEGDNLVLVDEGHRGTGTAAGAWMSRRETLCRGGFAFEYSATFGQAVARGWVVTKSEEEALKKKAKILFETTALKKLTDEQRCQIALNSEEKRKARLLATREIYAKCILFDYSYKFFYEDGYGKESLILNLAEDNDDEIRHIYFTACLLSFYQQQYLWERHREQLAEFNIEKPLWVFVGNKVNDDDSDILTVVQFLADFLNNDAHYKAWISDLLEGKARLLDKKGRDIFERRFTPLMGLSSEMVYADILKRLFNSESRQRLKLVNLKGSKGELSLRVGENDPFGLINIGDDAAFFKLCDDATGFDNEGDEFGTSLFGTLNDKESHLHILIGSRKFTEGWSSWRVSTMGLLNMGQGEGSQIIQLFGRGVRLKGKEYSLKRSTLGQRPKGLHLDKLETLNIFGVRASYMAQFKQYLQEEGVTTSDEIIELNFETRLSPHFPKDKLKSLALKDGYKDNQRNGFKRKQFPWLYDIPAEFAGKIRTPHIELDLYPRLEALSSQDKGVGTPVITVRQTGKIASATMALFDFDRIYMGLQEYKLQRSWSNLRLDRQRLEAFCIESNGWYTLHIPASDLAIKTIADIRKQEDILIRLLQDYTDRFYKSLKNAYEGQFYEVVSVRGDDDTMLKVYHFEIEDSDDGQEYKKRLEELQKLVVSGQLGESSKWNANQMVAICFDRHLYYPLISIEGNVPLKMRPLAFDAPSEIEFVKDLEAFYTSPAGKAAIGNRSLYLLRNADSKAKGLGFAMAGNFYPDFLLWLVDDTTGQQWLSFIDPKGIRQINLTDPKFGLYQEVKVLQTKLADPNLVLNAFILSKTKFTDILNKNCTEQELEERHVLFMEHGGQAYLTQMFRKMV
- a CDS encoding PIN domain-containing protein, whose product is MPDRKCFIDTNIWLYAFIQSDDHHKTGTAKRLIEGHKIATSSQVINELCVNLLKKTELQEEDICGIIASFYNRYEVVEFSRDVLLHASTLRGDYNFSYWDSLIVSAALHAEAKLLYTEDMHNGLIVEKTLRIVNPFKE
- a CDS encoding Fic family protein, whose translation is MHKIPYNQKPVGYGELIRRLSLNILPHYVTSFVTDGKGRRHTVIDRHIRKEVYPLPYYPGESLGDHLTFALKYEGVNLEILAAVFQTVSPHEIEAIVRETPTGKYARQIWFLYEFLTGKELDLEPVKVANYIDILDEDQYVTARKEPVPRQRINNNLLGERRFCPMVRRTDELKRYQEIDFHARTKEVVGRYPKEILQRAVTYLFTKETKSSFEIERATPDQKRAARFVELLRHAEEMDFFTKESLIELQKAVVDARFANDDFRKNQNYIGESLGFGRENVHFVTPRPDDLPDLMDGMFVCHEKMMISGVHPVIAATIVAFGFVFMHPFEDGNGRIHRFLIHNILAKRGFTPQGMIFPVSATLVQNMINYDQALELFSKPLLPLIDYDMDESGQMRVKNDTAIHYRYIDMTAIAERMFGFIEKTVEKELVSELDLLVNYERAKSTMREVVDMPDRMIDLFIRICRENGGRISLNKRKSLFDKLTDEEVAALEECVSQAFGLNSNGSSADRNN